A stretch of Clostridium formicaceticum DNA encodes these proteins:
- the nikC gene encoding nickel transporter permease, translating into MIERLKLFFQYKVALVGSIIIILITFIGLLAPYLVLQDPLQIDLSNALQSASRNYPFGTDHLGRCVYSRIIYGTRISLSVSFIIVFTVMTIGTTIGLMSGYIGKRFDRIVVSIIDIILAFPSLILAIVITGILGPGLVNVMIAIMAVHWVGYARVVRSMVISIKEREYVIAARTSGTNHFHIITRHILPNILSTIIVLASLDMGGIILSISGLSFLGLGAQPPAPEWGAMLNDGKAYFLLKPDLMIYPGLAILLTVFSFNIMGDGLRDFFDPKSQTEKERSD; encoded by the coding sequence TTGATAGAGAGACTGAAACTTTTTTTTCAATATAAAGTTGCCTTAGTAGGATCCATCATCATTATCTTGATAACTTTTATTGGTCTTCTTGCTCCTTATCTAGTGTTGCAGGATCCTCTACAGATTGATTTGAGCAATGCTTTACAAAGTGCATCAAGAAATTATCCCTTTGGCACCGACCATCTAGGCAGATGTGTATACTCTAGAATTATTTATGGAACAAGAATTTCCTTAAGTGTTTCTTTTATCATCGTTTTTACAGTGATGACAATTGGAACAACCATAGGTTTGATGTCTGGCTACATAGGAAAAAGATTTGACAGAATTGTCGTAAGCATTATAGACATCATTTTGGCCTTTCCTAGTTTGATTCTTGCAATCGTTATAACAGGTATTCTTGGACCAGGTCTGGTGAATGTTATGATTGCCATTATGGCTGTTCATTGGGTTGGATATGCAAGGGTTGTTCGGAGTATGGTGATTTCAATAAAAGAAAGGGAATATGTTATAGCCGCCCGTACCTCAGGAACCAATCATTTCCACATTATTACAAGACATATATTACCCAACATCTTATCGACTATAATTGTATTAGCATCTTTAGATATGGGAGGAATCATTTTGTCGATTTCCGGATTGTCATTTTTAGGTTTAGGGGCACAACCTCCTGCACCAGAATGGGGGGCTATGCTAAATGATGGAAAAGCCTATTTTTTATTGAAACCAGATCTTATGATATATCCTGGATTGGCGATTTTGTTAACGGTATTCTCCTTCAATATTATGGGAGATGGTTTGAGGGACTTCTTTGATCCTAAAAGTCAAACCGAAAAAGAGAGGAGTGATTGA